One Dama dama isolate Ldn47 chromosome 24, ASM3311817v1, whole genome shotgun sequence genomic window, TCACACTTCTGATAATGCTTGTGAATTTCTGTTTCAGAACTGCTCTAAAGGTGAGAAACCAGTCACAAAGTACTCATTTTAACTCATAAGCTTTAAGCGGTGTCATAATGAATTGATCGCCTCAttcaaaaaaatactgaaaagtgtATATTTTGATTGAAGTATATAACCAGCAACTGTTTCAAGTTTCTTAAGGTGGTAATCTCACGTAATTTCATCCTCTCCACTGTGATGGTGTGGGAGCTGCAGTTCAAACACCTCCTTTTCTACCTTCGATGAATATATTGCTGTAAAGTGGTGTATAAGTCACAGTTAAAAGTGGTTGAATCGGTTTAGATCTATTAGAGGATCTCACTGTGTGAAAGAATCCATTTGGGAAAGACTTTATGGACTGACATGTCGTCTCCTAGTTTGTAATGTTTCTGTGTGGATTTCTCAAACTTGTTTAAAATGTGCATTTGTGGTTAACCACTCTGACATTGTGACGTGACTTACCCTTGTGAAAGTGGAAGCAAAACTGAACATGGAGTTAGCAGTTTAGGAGAGGGAACAGATTCCTccctatgcattttatttttgtctgattttttattttttcaaggttACATGTAATTTTAAAGTCACACAGTTGTACAGAACTCATCGTGCAAACAGTGGCCCTCTCCCCTCCATTCCATTCCCAGACCCCAGAGCAATTGCGTCCAGCTTTTGGAGCTGTTTCTTCTGTTTTACCTCTATATTTCCAAAAAACAAGTTTGtactcccatttctttttttaaataccactGAAATAGAGTTGATTTTCAACATTGTGCTTATTTCAGACACAACCAaaccaacttagcatgcatgcacacatgcacatatatatatatatatatatatatgccttcttttcaaaatattcttttctgttatggcttatcacaagatgttgaatatagttccctgtgctgtacagaggGACCTTGTTTATTCAACCTATACAAAAccatttgcatctgctaatcccaaactccccatccttcccttccccactcccctccccactggcaaccacacgtctgttctctatgtctttgtATGTGTTTCTGTGCATTGATGGGTTTGTTTGTGTCatattctagattccacatataagtgatatcatgtggtatttgtctttctctaacttacttcatttaatatgatcatgtctaggtccatctatgttgctgcaaatggcattatttcattcttttatggctgaatagtattcctctgtgtgtgtgtgtgtgtgtgtgtgtgtgtataccacatctttatacattcatctttcGGTGTACACGCCCATCTCTTGATGTATTTTTTAGTTTTGGGTATTATCTAttgagggattccctggtggcccagtggctaagactccgagctccaaatgcaggagacctgggttcaatccctggtcagggaactagatcccacatgctacagctaagacctggcacagccaaataaatatatatttgggcttccctggtggcttaaacaataaagaatctgcctacaatgcaggagacccaggtttgatctctagggtggaaagatcctctggagaaggaaatgacaacccactccagtattcttgcctggagactcccatggacagaggaacctagagggctacaatccatagggtcccaaagagctggacatgactgagtgactaacactttcactttcattatctgttgatgttttcctttggaaaataaGGATTTAGCTCTTTCCTTCACCCCAAGTCAGACACCTCCCCTATTATAGGTGTGTCATGATGTTTCTAAGAGCCAGTATTTAGCCTTATAATATTTGATTATGTAAGTGTGATAGGATATTAAAGTCTGTTTCACCCAAGTTGCTAGGTAGCAAAAGACAGAAAATTCTACGTCAGCTGTAAGACTGAAATGAGTGTCTGCAGACCAGCTGTGCAGGGCAGCGAAGAGTAAAATGTTTCCAGGGGTGCTGCAGTGAGAAAGTAAAGATCCAGTTAAATGGGAGGATAAAGCCCAGGTTTGGTGGGGTctggacttcactggtggctcagatggtataaaaTCTGCCctcagtgtgggagatctgggctcgatccctgggtcagaaaaatctcctggagaagtgaacggcaacccacttcagtattcttgcctggaaaatcccatggacagaggagcctggtgggctacagtccttgaggtcgtAAGGAGTTGGATACGACTACATGGGTGTGTTCTGTGAGCATTTGGGGCTCCCAAGAGGTGCACAGGCTTGGAGCTCTTGTTACTCTTGCTAAGAAGATGCCCTTGGGTGTGTGAGATAGGGTGAAAGCATAAAGGATTTGATGGAGGGAGCCTGGGTGATCTGGTTGTTTTTTGGATTTCAGCCATTTCCTTGTTCTCTGCCTGCCAACATCTTTCATTCATAACCATTGTCCCCCGTCCTGAGTCATTTGGGAGCTCATGATACAATCCTCTTGGAAAGGGTTTCCTCACTGCTGAAACATTTCCTCTGGTCTGCTCATTTCTGTTCCTCTCCAGCTTTCAAAATTTAAttgttgtttttctccttttgttttgtttgccttaAATCTTTTTCTCCTGTTATGATTTGTGGGATTTTGAGCCAGAGTGGTGATTAAAAAGCCTATGTGTTCTATGGGCAATATTAGCTAGAATCTCAAAATTTATTCAAACATAAAGGTGTGTGAAGGCAGTCCATTGGGTGAGAAGGCAAATATGTAATTACTTAACTCTTTTGAGGAAACAGCAATATTTGAATATTAgtacttttctcttttgttctgtcCTTGACCTTGAGTTGGCTGTTTCGTCCTTCCTGAAGGTTGGAGAGAAGCTGAATGATTGTATCCTGAGTGGGCAGCCACACTCTTCAGTGAAGACAGTGCCGTCTTAAGCAATGGTTACCATGAAGTAACATTACATGTTATTCTGGTACAAATTCAGCTATACCAGTTCAACAGAAGAAGAACTTGCAAAAGATGCCCCTTTGCCCCATTGGGTTCCATGTATGCCCTccttcaaagatttttttaaaacacaaagcaaaatgaaacctaaatgaatcagttcttggCTTTTGTGCTTTCAAGGACATAAGTGCAAGAAATTTATAGATGAATTAAGAGATTTTTCAGTGGTCATTTTGTCTGggcttaatttttgttttaaagtatcaTCTTAGGCCTTATTTGTCTACTGTAATCATCTTAGTTTACTACCCAGAACCAAAAGATTGAATGTTTCCTTATTCTGAGGCTGTATGGTGTTATAAAAGAAGTTGAGTCTTGTAATTCATCCAACCTTGGGTTCAAGTTCTACTTATACCCTAGTGAACAGGTGACACAAATTTCCTGAATCTTTGATCTACTTGCCTCTAGGGCatccttggtgtctcagatggtaaggaatccgcctgcaatgtgggagacctgggtttgatctctgggttgggaagatcccctggaggagggtgtggcaacccactccagtattcttgcctggagaatccccatgaacagaggagcctggtgggctacagtccatggttgcaaagagttggaagcgactaagcatagcacagggTGATTACAGTTGGATctctctgatccagggattgcacccaggtctcccaaattgcaggcagattctttaccatctgggccaccaggggagcctctGATTACAGTTATAAGCTACTTAAGCACTGTGAAATGCTACAAAAACTGTAGATTCTTAAAAGATTAATTTGTTGGACCCATAGCTGAAAGGTCACTTATTATTTTTTGTGGATCACGTATCTCATTATTTTCAGGATTTTGATGTAGGCCCAAGAATATTAGTTCACAGTTACTTCATGTCATTCTAAATTTTTATAGGTATTAATTTGTTTAATTCTCAGAAACACTCTGAGTTAGTTACAGTTTAGCATCCTTATTTGTTTCAATGaacaactttttaaatatttattattatttatttatttacttatttggcaggACTGGGTGGGTTTTAGTTGCAacatatgggattttttttttttttagttgcaacatgcaaattcttggttgcagcatgtggaatctaatttcccaatcagggagcaaacccaggtcccttgcattgggagcatggagtcttagccactggtccaccagggaagtctatgtcATTCTTACTTTATAGATAAGTAAaataaggcccagagaggttatataacttacccaaggtcactaCACTGCTAAGATTAGAGGTAGAATTTGAATGCAGAATAATCATAGCATTTCCTAGGCTGACTTAAGGGAAAAGATGAGCTCTacctttttcttatggaaaactatggaaaatttgtACTTACTTCTCATATTAACTTAGTGGAAAACTTGTAAGAAAGTTCTTCTGGGAAGAATTTGAAATACATAGCTTGCATTCTCGgtttataaattaaagaaaactaacTCAAAACTAGTTTAGTCAAAAGGAGGGATTTATGAGAACTCAAAGAGTggttcagacaggaaagaatctgcctgcagtgcaggagatctgggtttgatccttgggtcgggaagattccctggagaaggaaatgacaacccacttcagtatcttgcctggagaatcccatggacagaggaacctggcagactgtagtccatggggtcccaaaaagttgcATACGACTAACTGACCatctatcactttcactttagaagaATGGTTGGCCCAGCAAACTGAGGGAAGGGCAGCAGTGCAGCTGGCCTCAGGAGCTGCTGGCCCCGGGGAGCTGGGTCCCACAGAGCTTACTTCCATGCTGCCTTTGCGTGCACATTGGCAGTTATGTTTCTGGCTGTAGACAGTAATCCTGCTCAGTGCAAAAATCAGTGCTGTTGGTGACCCGGCTTTAACACTTGTGAGACTTTAGCCATGTGAGAGGGCTGATTTTTCTTCCTAGATTCAGTTTAAAAAATCGCAGGAAGGAATTTGAACAGTTAACAGTAGCCTGAGGGTCAAGGCGTGAAGAACATAGCTTTTCCTGAGGCATCCTTATAGACTTGGTGTTATGGAGGATGCAGGCAGGTGAGTTAGTTAGGAATGCTTTTGGCTGCAGGTGACATAGTAATATCAATAGTGAAGGCTTAGCTCTTATTTACTAGTACAGCAAAAATCTGGAGTTAGGGTTGAACCTTGATCTCAAAGACAGCATTAGTGACCTTCTGTCTTCTCATCCTGTCTTCCCTATTTGGGCTTTTCACATCCTTGCTTGTTTTCTCTTCATCATAAGATCACTGCCAACAAGGTCTGAGGTTCATGCACATATTCAAGACAAGAAGAGAAGTGTTTGCATGGTTAGCAGAATTGCTTCTTTCTCCTATCTCTTTCACCTACTTGGTTAaacttattcctaaatattttattctttttgatattacTATAAATgggattgctttcttaatttctttttcagatagcttgttttcagtgtacagaaacaactgatttttatatgttgattttgcatcctgcaacttGACTCAGTTTATTAGTTTTAACCAATATTTAGTggtgtcttcagggttttctatacaTGAGATAATTTATTCTATAGCCAAGAGACAATTgtactttttcctttctgaaatggataccttttaatttatttttcttgcctaattgttcTGTCTAGGACTTTCTCTACCATATTGAATAGAAATAAAGACAGCAGGCACCCTAAGATCAAGTTatgatcttaaaggaaaagctTTGAGCTTTTCGCCATTGAGTATGATATTAGATGTGGGCCTATCATTACATTTCTTTTATTAAGTTGAGGTACAATCCCTTTTTATCTAATTCATTGAGAATTTTTACTACAAAATGATGCTCAATTTTGCCAGATACTTTCTCTGCACCGATTGTGATTATGCGATTTTTATCCTTCACTTTGTTAATGTATTGTatcaacatttattgatttgtgtatgttgaaccatccttgcatcccagggataaatcccatttgattatgatatatgatcttttgaTGTGCTGCTGAAAAGACATTATTAATTAGCTAAAGTAATAGTCATTCCCGCCTTTCCATGCTACCCAGACAGGGCTCCATACAGAGTTATTCTGGATTCCCCTCATAACTAAAAGGGGAGGAGTCCTTGATGTCCTGCAAATGAAGGAACAGGATGTCCTCAAATTCCTTGTGGCAGGAACCCACTTATGTGGCACCTACCTTGACTCCCAAATGGACCAGTACATACAAGAAACATGGCGGCGTCTCCATCATGAATCTGAAGAGAACCTGGGAGAGCCTTCTGTTAGCAGCTTGTGCCATTTTTGCCTTTGAAAATCCAGCTGATGACCGTGTCGTATCCTCCAGGATGCTGCTGCCACTGGAGCTACTCCTGTTGCTGGCTGCCTCACTCCCAGAACCTTCACTAACCAGGTTCAGACAGCCCACCAGGAGCCACGACTTCTGGTGGTTACTGACCCCAGGGCTGACCGCCAGCCTCTCACAGAAACCCCCGTGTCAGCCTGCCTGCCTGCTAGTGTGTGACTCCGAATTTCCTCTGCACTACCTGGGCATTGCCATCTCACGCAACAACAGGGAGTGCCCTCAGTGGGTCTGATGAGGTGGACGCTCGCCTGGGAAGTTCTGCACATGTGTGGCACCATCTCTCATGAACACCCTTCAGAGGTCATGCCTGATCTCTTCTTCTAAGAGATCCCaaagagattgaaaaggaagaGCAGGCGGCAGCTGAGAAGGCAATGACCGATGAGGAATTTCAGGGTTAATGCACCACTCCAGCTCTGAAGTCTACTCAATCTGAGGTAGCAGATGGTCTGAAGGCATGCGGGTGCTCTCTGAGCCTAAAGAAAGCAAGatgttgacagaaaaaaaaatgaaggcacaaagaaagaaaaagctatcACATACTCATagtttggaagaattaatattgttaaaatgtccatacaaCCCAGAGTGATCTGCAAATTCAACTCAACCTCTATCAAAattctaatttgcatttttcacagaaataggaaaATGGTCTTTAGATTTATACAGAACCCCAAAAATACCcccaaatagctaaagcaatcttgattAAGAACAAAGCTGGATGTATCACAtgtcctgatttcaaactgtattagagggctatagtaatcaagatagtatggttctgtcacaaaaacagacacatagatcagtgaaacagaatcaAGAGCCCAGATATATACCCATGCAGATAcagtcaactgattttcaacagaATTATCAGGAGTACACAATATGAAAAGtaataatctcttcaataaatagcattggaaaactgaatatccacaggttaaaaaaaataaaattggaccTTCATCTCACGCCATAAACAaaagtcaactcaaaatggattaaaagtctTAAATGTAGGCTCTGaatctataaaactcttggaagaaaacattGCGGAAAatctccttgacattggtcttggcaacgATTTGTTTGAATTTAACACCGAAAACACaggcaacagaagcaaaaataaacaactgggactacatgaaatgaaaatgtttctACATAGCAAAAGAATCaatcaagatgaaaaggcaacctatggaatgggagaaactatttgaaaccatgtatctgataaaATGTTGATATTACCCTTACACCTAAATAGCAAAAACAAtctaacaaacaaaaaccaaaacccaattaaaaaataggcaaaggatctAATTAGACTTTTCCCAAAGAAGAGATACAATTGGCTAACAGGTACAacaaaaggtgctcaacatcattaatcatcaaggaaatacaaatcacACCTTTTAGGATGGCATTTATCAAAAAGACTAGAAATAACAAGTCTTGGCAAGGATAGAAAAAAGAATCCCTTTTGCAGTGTTGATGAGAATGTGAATTGGTACAAGCGATGTGAATTGGTTACCAAtgagaaacagtatggaggttctgcaaaaaaaaaaaaatttaaaaaagaactaccatacaatccagcaattctacttttggGTCTATATCCAGAGGAAATAAAATCACTACCTCAAAGAAATGTCTGCTGTCACatgtccattgcagcactattcacaatagccaagatacggaaacaatctaagtgtcagttgaatgaatatataaagacagtatggtatgatacacatacacacacacaatggaatatggtAGTCTTAGAAGAAAATTgttggatgaacctggaggacattatacccggtgaaataaaccagacagagaaagacaaattttgcATGATCTTATAAGTAAAGTTTTAccgaaaaaagaacagaaaggccAAACTCACAGTAACAGAGAGTAGAATGATGGTTCCTAGAGGCTGGGGCCCAGGGGAAATATGGTAGACTTTTTgttgtgaggagaaagaaagtggaatggtggttgccagtggCTGGGTGGAGGAGGGTGAGAGTTATTGCTAATGGGAACAAAATTTCAGTTTTGCACAATGAAAGGAAtctggagatgaatggtggtGATGTTTGCACAATAACATGAATGTGCTTAACACCATTGacatgtacacttaaaaatgactaGGAGGTCAATTgtaagcagaaaacagaaaaaaggggaaaaaaaggagaagaggtgGGTAAACTTGTCCATTGCCATGAGCCTGAGAAGAAGGGTGTTAGGGAGATGTTCCCATAGATGTATAATATAACCATAGATATAATCACCCTAATATATAAAAAGTCCTGGACCTAGACCTGAACAGCTGTAAACTGGCCTCAGGGAGCGGCTGAGCCCGCTGCTCTTGTCTGCTTCCCTAGAGGATTCGAGCCTTTCTGCCTTCAGCCTCCTTCCCTGTGACTTctccagttctttttttctttcttctcctgcaaAGATGCCAGAAATTGTAACCTTACGTCAAGGCCCATTTCAGTCTGCCAAGTTCATGGTGCCATCCTGTCCCCTTAAATTCATCCCACGCCTGATCACACAACCATAAGTTATGTCATGTTCTACTGGAGACATCttacattttgctgttttgcCCTGAAATTTAGCTTTTGACACCAAGGTGTCTGATGACTCTAATCAGGCTGTAGCTTTCTGAAATTGAACAACGCTTCCTCTATTACTTTGTAAAGATGTAGTAGAAAGCAGAGCACATAATTGGTACTCAATTAACTTATATTGGTTAATTCATCTTTATAAGACTATGTAATTAAAACCCTTTTTTATCCATGAAGAATAATTTTAATCTCTGGCATGCCTCGACAGTGCTTTAGAAGAGAGAGCAGGGGAAGAATTCCTTTAATATACAGCTGTCTTGCCAGCTCACTTGTTTTAGGACTTCTATTTAAATGATATCTTCCTCCTCAAAAATTCTCCTGGTTCATTATTGCACAGGTGATAATAAAGACTATTTTCTCCATTCCACACTCTTATAGGTTTGTATTATAGACCAAACAGTGCTCTGCTTTTCCTCTGTGCTATTTTGGTCCTGCctgtttttgaagaattttcagtAATGCCCTGGGTTGTCGAATTTTCCTTTCTGTGGAGTCAAGTGACTATTATGCATgggcagaaagggaaagaaaagaatttaaTTTAAGCACTGCAGCTTTTCAAAAGAAGTCAAGTTCTGCTGCTCAGTGTGAAAGGTGAGATGCTGCAAACAGTGGGGCCAGCTATGGACTCTATTTGCTTAGTATTTGATGAATGAAAATGCTGTTTGTACGTGAAGATGATAGAATTTGAAATGGTCCTTTTCTAGCTTCATAATTTTCTTGAGAGTGTGGCTGCATTTTTTggtatcaattttttttcttttcatctttgatgTCCGGCTGGTATTTTGAGACAAGAGTGTGACTATGGAATTGGATTTGAAGGGCAGCACTAAATCATTCTCACTTGGTACTTGACCTTCATCCTAAACAGAATAGATTTCATGGGAGAAATCAGGTTGGGAAGATATAATTTAATTCTGCCACAGGTCAAGCAGAAAGGTTAagtccttttaagttcttcattgtATGATACTGCTTGGTGAGCTTTCTGAGAAGGCAGTTTTTAGTACTTGAATCCTTTTGTCCCTGCCccatgatttttatttaattaatatacaAACACATTGAAAGTAAGTTTTTCTTCCTAGTGTTTCTTTCTGTATCTTTTAGGAAATGGTCGATTTTTCTGATTTGTGAGTTAACTTGAAAAATGGTATCAATTCTTTGTTGGCAGCTACTTAGCATTTCAAAACGTAAGGCTGTGATGTCATCATTCAAAACCATTATTGGAAATtggatttatttgttttactctccctCTGCATCTCAAAACAAGATGACAAGCAGGGACTATTCAGAATTTTCTTCTCTATCACTCTTCCTAGGGGTTCACATAACCTCCTTTTGACTGTTCCACCCAGGAGATCCCAGCTTCTCCTCTCTGCCAACATCTCCCTTCAGGAAGAGCCTCTGTTCTCTGGCCCTCAGATTTGCCATGTCCACAACACAATGCtagtggtttttttcttttgaaggagAAATCTCGTCTCTGATGGGTGGACTTGGTAGCTGTTAAATGAGAATACTAACCTCCCCAAACTCTTGCTTTGCATAGTTTGTTTGTAGACGTAGTCCTCATTGCATACTCTTGTCATTTCTTTAATTGATAAGGATTATTTTAACCTCTTCTCTGGGCATCATAGCCACATCTTGTACCTTTGCCTTCTGTTGCGTCCCATCTCTGGACATGTTCACGAGAGAGAGCTCTGAACTACACACGGCCTCCTAAGGAGATTTGGGTGTACTGATCTGATCCCTGAGCAGCACCTTTCATGTAAATGTCAGCGTGGTGCTGACACATTACAGCTCCTGTGGCTGTCCAGATGCTGGCCTTTGACTTGGCGATCACTCTACAAGTTCCGATTTGATGTGTTACCACTCACTTTCCACCCACCCTACTCTGTCTGGTTCAAAATGGTTTTTAGTTAACATTTCTCCATCTTTTGTGTATTGGTTTGGAATGTTCTAGTAACTACTCCCTTCAAATGTGACCTCATTTACTTGATaggtaatcttttaaaaatatttatttatttggctacaatAGTTCTTAGTTGCCACCCATGGGatctgcagcatgcaaactcttagctgctgcatgtgggatctagctccttgaccagggattcaacctggccccctgcattgggagcctggagtcttagcccctggactaccagggaagtcttggtGGGTAGACTTCTTTTGGGGATGATAATGGTCATGGCACCTTCCTTTAAAACTGCAGGTTCGATATCAAGTTCCTTAGTGAATATAAAGGTTTACATTTTGAAGGGCTTAAGAGCgagattttattaattttctggaAGGCCTATGGTCACAAAAAGCCAGTAAGACCTGATCTGATTCTGGTATACAGTTTTCTTATAACGAAATAATGATGAAATAGGCATCTCTAAAGCATTTCTGGGCATGCGACTATagataaagatttaaaaaggACCAGTGAAGGCAGATATGAAAGGCACAGTTCTCTAGTCAGGGTTTCACCATAGATCTCCTGACCCAGATACAACTCAGAGGCTCATACAAGCCAGCAGTCTCAACATTCCACAGACTAACTCAGTTTTTGAGGGCAGGTACCTTATTCTCTGCTCTCTCCTATGGCACCTGGCACAATGCTTTGTTCCTGGGAGGCATTCTCAAAAACATGTCAAACAAAGTGATGAGTTCAGGCCATTTCGTGGACGCCGGGTGTGCGAGAGCGTCCGGGAACGCTGGGCGGGAGGGGACTGAGAAGACCTAGCCTAGGTTCTGTGGATTTGGACCTCCGCATTTCTAACCCAATATCTCGAAATGCATCGTGATTCCTGTCCATTGGACTGTAAAGTTTATGTAGGTAATCTTGGAAACAATGGTAACAAGACTGAATTGGAACGAGCTTTTGGCTATTATGGACCACTCCGAAGTGTGTGGGTTGCTAGAAACCCTCCCGGCTTTGTTTTTGTTGAATTTGAAGATCCCCGAGATGCAGCTGATGCTGTTCGAGAGCTAGATGGGAGAACACTGTGTGGCTGCCGAGTAAGAGTGGAACTATCGAATGGTGAAAAGAGAAGTCGTAATCGTGGCCCACCTCCTTCTTGGGGTCGTCGCCCTCGAGATGATTATCGGAGGAGGAGTCCTCCACCTCGACGCAGATCTCCAAGACGGAGAAGCTTCTCCCGCAGCCGGAGCAGGTCCCTTTCTAGAGATAGGAGAAGAGAGAGATCACTGTCCCGGGAGAGAAATCACAAGCCGTCCCGATCTTTCTCTAGGTCTCGTAGCCGATCTAGGTCAAATGAAAAGAAGTAGAAGACAAGTTTGCAAGAGGAGTGGTGTACAGGAAATAACTTCATTTGACAGGAGTATGtacagaaaattcaagttttgtttgAGACTTCATAAGCTtggtgcatttttaaaatgttttaactgtTCACATTTGTTTGTCTGTTCGAACAGTGACACAAAGGTGTAATTCTCTATGGTTTGAAATGGATCATATGGGGCATGTAATATCAAGAattgttactttacaatgttCCCTTAAGCAAAATTTAATTTGCTTTGAATTTTAGTC contains:
- the LOC133045539 gene encoding serine/arginine-rich splicing factor 3-like; amino-acid sequence: MHRDSCPLDCKVYVGNLGNNGNKTELERAFGYYGPLRSVWVARNPPGFVFVEFEDPRDAADAVRELDGRTLCGCRVRVELSNGEKRSRNRGPPPSWGRRPRDDYRRRSPPPRRRSPRRRSFSRSRSRSLSRDRRRERSLSRERNHKPSRSFSRSRSRSRSNEKK